The Agrobacterium vitis genome has a segment encoding these proteins:
- a CDS encoding TraR/DksA family transcriptional regulator — translation MDMDGYRQTLLGRRLELSSRLGKISGDLSEQRSAESAERAIESENDEVLESLGQAGENELRGIEAALARMKAGSYGRCVTCDSAIAPERLALLPATPFCQDCAPA, via the coding sequence ATGGACATGGATGGATATAGGCAGACGCTGCTCGGACGGCGGTTGGAACTCTCCAGCCGGTTAGGAAAAATTTCCGGCGACCTGTCGGAGCAGCGCAGCGCCGAAAGCGCCGAGCGTGCTATCGAATCGGAAAATGACGAAGTGTTGGAAAGCCTGGGGCAGGCGGGCGAAAACGAGCTGCGCGGCATCGAGGCGGCATTGGCCCGCATGAAGGCCGGCTCCTATGGACGCTGCGTGACCTGCGATTCGGCAATTGCACCCGAGCGGCTCGCCCTTTTGCCCGCCACGCCCTTTTGCCAGGATTGCGCCCCAGCCTGA
- a CDS encoding universal stress protein: protein MYRKIIVPVDIAQWEKGDKILRKAQSLLDAGGEIVLLTVVEHLPSYLAIDIPHDILDGAVEEGRTKLAALAASVGPGVTTQLRVGSPAHEILAVAAEQKADLIIIASHIPDFSNYLIGATADRVVRHARCAVLVDR, encoded by the coding sequence ATGTACAGAAAGATCATTGTTCCCGTGGACATTGCGCAATGGGAAAAGGGCGACAAGATCCTGAGAAAGGCGCAGAGCCTGCTGGATGCTGGCGGCGAGATCGTGCTGTTGACCGTGGTCGAGCACCTGCCATCCTATCTCGCCATCGATATTCCGCATGACATCCTCGATGGGGCGGTGGAGGAGGGGCGCACCAAACTCGCCGCGCTGGCGGCTTCGGTTGGGCCTGGCGTGACGACCCAATTGCGGGTCGGTTCGCCCGCCCATGAGATTCTGGCAGTCGCGGCGGAGCAAAAGGCCGACTTGATCATTATCGCTTCGCATATCCCGGATTTTTCCAACTACCTGATCGGGGCGACTGCCGACCGCGTCGTGCGCCACGCCCGATGCGCGGTACTTGTCGACCGGTAA
- a CDS encoding VOC family protein: protein MDAHPSPSFALTRPIHIGRAHLVVGDLAMVSSFYRQIIGLAVLESTASGMVLGVGTTPLLTLTTRSDAAVAPPTAAGLFHTAFLLPSRQALAQWLRHAAHSGVQLDGASDHLVSEAIYLSDPEGNGIEIYRDRNPLEWTYQSDGTVGMATLPLSLQELYDSATDEAWTGLPEGSSIGHMHLQVGNVPEADRFYEGVLGLKKMASYPGASFFGSGQYHHHVAANIWNSRGAGPRLPAMTGLADYSLTFNEWEALQKALSTLEALEIPVTRGAEGHRLTDPWGIGLILNSVPSISG, encoded by the coding sequence ATGGATGCCCATCCCTCCCCAAGCTTTGCCCTGACCCGCCCGATCCATATCGGACGGGCGCATCTGGTGGTCGGCGATCTGGCCATGGTCTCCAGCTTCTACCGACAGATCATTGGCCTCGCCGTGCTGGAGAGCACAGCCAGCGGCATGGTGTTGGGGGTGGGCACGACGCCGCTGCTGACGCTGACCACCCGCAGCGATGCAGCCGTTGCGCCGCCCACGGCAGCCGGGCTGTTCCACACCGCTTTTCTTTTGCCGAGCCGACAGGCGCTGGCGCAATGGCTGCGCCATGCCGCTCATTCGGGCGTGCAACTGGACGGCGCTTCGGATCATCTGGTCAGTGAGGCGATCTACCTGTCCGACCCGGAAGGCAATGGCATCGAGATCTACCGCGACCGCAACCCCCTGGAATGGACCTATCAATCCGATGGCACGGTCGGCATGGCCACCCTGCCCCTCAGCCTGCAAGAGCTTTACGACAGCGCCACGGATGAGGCATGGACCGGCCTGCCCGAAGGCTCAAGCATTGGCCATATGCATTTGCAGGTCGGCAATGTGCCGGAGGCAGACCGGTTTTATGAGGGTGTGCTGGGATTGAAGAAAATGGCCTCCTATCCCGGCGCCAGCTTCTTTGGCTCCGGTCAGTACCACCACCATGTCGCCGCCAATATCTGGAACAGCCGGGGCGCTGGCCCTCGCCTCCCAGCGATGACCGGCCTTGCCGATTACTCCCTGACGTTTAACGAGTGGGAAGCATTGCAAAAGGCGCTATCGACACTGGAGGCGCTGGAAATTCCGGTGACTCGGGGCGCGGAAGGCCACAGGCTGACCGATCCCTGGGGAATTGGTCTGATCTTGAATTCAGTGCCGTCCATATCTGGATAA
- a CDS encoding polysaccharide deacetylase family protein yields MVVLDVRRIGIYLSSLLLGSMLLNGAAQPALATADGLIEPKLHIHAAPKGLVQVAVTLDACMGKADMRILSTLLDDNIKATIFVTGRWIRSNPQAVAVLKSRPDLFEVENHGENHIPAVDYPTTVYGIAAAGSPEAVAREVTGGADAMRAAGFSPPRWYRDATAKYSPSAIAEIKAMGYQIGGFSINGDSGSLLGAKQTEQQFARAKNGDVLIAHINQPTHAAGEGVVEGLKALKARGVVFVHLSEAGPVEAVKGPPVN; encoded by the coding sequence ATGGTTGTTTTGGATGTCCGTCGGATCGGTATTTACCTGTCATCACTGCTTTTGGGGTCGATGCTCCTGAATGGGGCAGCACAGCCTGCTCTTGCCACTGCCGATGGTTTGATCGAGCCGAAACTGCATATTCATGCCGCCCCGAAAGGGTTGGTGCAGGTGGCGGTGACGCTGGATGCCTGTATGGGCAAGGCCGATATGCGTATTCTCTCCACCCTGTTGGATGACAATATCAAGGCGACGATTTTCGTCACCGGTCGCTGGATCCGCTCCAATCCGCAGGCCGTTGCCGTGTTGAAATCCAGGCCGGACCTGTTCGAAGTGGAAAACCACGGCGAAAACCACATCCCGGCGGTGGATTACCCGACGACCGTCTATGGCATCGCTGCCGCCGGATCGCCGGAAGCCGTTGCCAGGGAAGTGACCGGCGGCGCGGACGCCATGCGGGCCGCGGGGTTTTCTCCGCCACGCTGGTACAGGGATGCTACGGCCAAGTATTCCCCCTCCGCTATCGCCGAGATCAAGGCGATGGGCTACCAGATTGGCGGCTTTTCCATCAATGGCGATTCCGGCTCGCTGCTGGGTGCTAAACAGACCGAGCAGCAATTTGCCCGCGCCAAAAACGGTGACGTGCTGATCGCCCATATCAACCAGCCCACCCACGCCGCGGGCGAAGGTGTGGTTGAAGGGTTGAAAGCGTTGAAGGCAAGGGGCGTGGTGTTTGTGCATCTGAGCGAGGCGGGGCCGGTTGAGGCGGTCAAAGGCCCGCCAGTCAACTGA
- a CDS encoding FAD-dependent oxidoreductase, which translates to MGRTVAIVGGWRERHPGGMMSGGLGGTDVEAGSAFGGLARHVISRINQEAQVADDRFSFEPRFAQAVFEKLLREYDIPVFKSRGVLRVAKTGPRIEAMETVDRRVFNGRVFIDASYEGDLMAASGVSWTVGREPQDGDNVLNGFRGTRTDSWGDNHNFQLHRRFERVIGQVGVDPFVTEGVAASGLLPGIRNYPSPEVGAGDRAVQAYNFRMTMTRDPARRVDLPSTPPPGFDPTRYELLFRWIKALGERGQLADAENAVKMQFFLHNDLGNGIFDINNRGAVSTDYIGGSWGYPQADYGMREKIWKAHERWTRGLFYALQYHKDARMPGALRDVFLDYGLDGQHYQDPHENDEAHWPYQLYVREARRMVSDHQMTGHDVTAADDQELRDNNTISTGSYKRDSHHTQRIVRTTVNMLGTPTLSVWNEGNFEAEAGGADRIFTIPLSAIVPRRAECTNLMSIFALSATHEAFGAIRMEMSLMQTGQSAGAAAALVAVSRADIQDVSYDELISSLYVPPGAKPSVLPRDPNSQALAFNLQRS; encoded by the coding sequence ATGGGAAGAACCGTGGCAATTGTTGGCGGCTGGCGTGAACGTCATCCCGGTGGGATGATGTCGGGCGGGCTTGGCGGCACCGATGTCGAGGCCGGCAGCGCCTTCGGCGGTCTGGCGCGCCATGTGATTTCCAGGATCAATCAAGAGGCCCAGGTGGCCGACGACCGGTTCTCCTTCGAGCCCCGCTTTGCCCAGGCCGTGTTTGAAAAACTGCTGCGCGAATATGATATTCCGGTGTTTAAAAGCCGTGGTGTGCTGCGGGTCGCCAAGACCGGACCCCGGATCGAGGCGATGGAAACGGTTGACCGCCGGGTGTTCAATGGCCGTGTCTTCATCGACGCCAGCTATGAAGGCGACCTGATGGCCGCGTCAGGCGTTTCCTGGACCGTCGGCCGCGAGCCGCAGGACGGCGACAATGTGCTGAACGGTTTTCGCGGAACCCGGACCGATTCCTGGGGCGACAATCATAATTTCCAGCTGCATCGCCGCTTCGAGCGGGTGATCGGTCAGGTCGGCGTCGATCCTTTCGTCACTGAGGGCGTGGCCGCCAGCGGGCTTTTGCCAGGCATCCGTAATTATCCTTCCCCGGAAGTTGGCGCGGGCGACCGGGCTGTGCAGGCCTATAATTTCCGCATGACCATGACGCGCGATCCGGCCCGCAGGGTGGATCTGCCCTCGACACCGCCGCCGGGCTTCGATCCGACCCGTTACGAATTGCTGTTCCGCTGGATCAAGGCGCTTGGCGAACGCGGCCAGCTCGCGGATGCGGAAAACGCCGTCAAGATGCAGTTTTTTCTGCATAACGATCTTGGCAACGGCATTTTCGACATCAACAATCGCGGTGCGGTCTCTACCGATTACATCGGCGGCTCCTGGGGCTATCCGCAGGCCGATTACGGCATGCGTGAAAAGATCTGGAAAGCCCATGAGCGCTGGACGCGGGGCCTGTTCTACGCGCTGCAATACCATAAGGACGCGCGCATGCCGGGCGCTCTGCGCGATGTGTTCCTTGATTATGGTCTGGACGGCCAGCATTATCAGGACCCGCACGAAAACGATGAGGCGCACTGGCCCTATCAGCTCTATGTGCGGGAAGCCCGGCGCATGGTGTCCGACCATCAGATGACCGGCCACGACGTGACTGCTGCCGACGACCAGGAATTGCGCGACAACAACACGATTTCCACCGGGTCCTACAAGCGTGACAGCCACCATACCCAGCGCATCGTCCGTACCACAGTCAACATGCTCGGTACGCCGACGCTCAGTGTCTGGAACGAGGGCAATTTCGAGGCTGAGGCTGGCGGCGCTGACCGGATCTTCACCATTCCGCTGTCGGCCATCGTGCCGCGCCGGGCGGAATGCACCAATCTGATGTCGATCTTCGCGCTCAGCGCCACCCATGAAGCCTTCGGGGCGATCCGCATGGAAATGAGCCTGATGCAAACAGGACAGTCGGCAGGTGCCGCTGCCGCGCTCGTCGCTGTCAGCCGGGCCGATATTCAGGACGTGTCCTATGATGAGCTGATTTCCAGCCTCTACGTCCCACCGGGCGCCAAGCCCTCGGTTCTGCCGCGCGATCCCAACAGCCAGGCGCTGGCTTTCAACCTTCAGAGGTCGTGA
- a CDS encoding AI-2E family transporter — translation MMDDTVKRRILQPAETRLGRHRKTALELAQAWAVIGLFLIVAIAALHYAGTILMPLTLAVVVGLILGLAADRLEALGVPPMMSAVLLTTALFTLVTIIANTLAGPLMELAQDIPSIGQTMMDRFTPYFQRFHWLHLDRLASGNGPINLDKMLENGGGILSTVASQVTPAIVQTLIFFAALVLFLAGRVSIRKTLIVSFRDRARRLSAIRSINAIETALGFYFATASVIYAGVGCCALLIAWVGGLTLPVLWGFFAFLSSFVPFLGVTAMTFALAVAGMLTHSSLLFGLLPAIAFFTVHAAVENLVTPAVMGRRMEINAFGVFVAIIFWTWVWGAAGAMLAVPLALIGKAIFTELAPHAAPKPKLPG, via the coding sequence ATGATGGATGACACGGTGAAGCGGCGGATTTTGCAGCCGGCGGAAACGCGGCTGGGCCGGCACCGCAAGACGGCACTGGAACTGGCGCAGGCCTGGGCGGTTATCGGGCTCTTCCTGATTGTGGCAATTGCCGCGCTGCACTACGCGGGTACCATACTTATGCCCCTGACGCTTGCGGTTGTGGTCGGCCTTATCCTGGGTCTGGCAGCAGACCGGCTGGAGGCACTGGGTGTGCCGCCGATGATGAGCGCCGTGCTGCTGACCACAGCGCTTTTCACGTTGGTGACGATCATTGCCAACACGCTGGCAGGACCGCTGATGGAACTGGCGCAGGACATCCCCAGCATTGGCCAGACCATGATGGATCGGTTCACACCCTATTTTCAACGCTTTCACTGGCTGCATCTGGACAGGCTGGCCAGCGGCAACGGCCCTATCAACCTCGACAAAATGCTGGAAAATGGCGGCGGTATTCTTTCGACAGTGGCAAGCCAGGTGACGCCCGCCATCGTCCAGACATTGATTTTCTTTGCCGCATTGGTGCTGTTTCTGGCGGGACGGGTGTCGATCCGCAAAACTCTGATCGTCTCTTTCCGCGATCGCGCCCGGCGGCTCTCGGCCATCCGCAGCATCAATGCGATTGAAACGGCGCTGGGCTTCTACTTTGCCACCGCTTCGGTAATCTACGCGGGCGTCGGTTGCTGCGCCCTGCTGATTGCCTGGGTTGGCGGGCTGACGCTGCCGGTACTCTGGGGCTTCTTCGCCTTTCTCTCCAGCTTCGTGCCTTTTCTCGGCGTCACCGCCATGACCTTTGCACTGGCCGTGGCCGGAATGCTGACCCATAGCAGCCTGCTGTTTGGCCTGCTGCCCGCCATTGCCTTTTTCACCGTGCATGCGGCAGTGGAAAATCTGGTGACGCCAGCCGTGATGGGACGGCGTATGGAGATCAACGCCTTTGGCGTGTTCGTCGCCATCATCTTCTGGACCTGGGTCTGGGGCGCGGCGGG